AGTCTCCTTAAGcctctccctcccatctgccccggtaaccactaatactCTTAGTTCTGTAAACACTGACCCGTTCTAGATCTTTCACGTAAGTgtaattatacagtatttgtccatgTTCCCAGCTCTTACTGCACAGAACTCTCAATCTCACAAGGGAGGAGGAAGCATCCTCCGGAGGAACTGAGGCCCATACAAGTTTAAAAACATGCCCAatccaagggacagaaagggccacatgaaccggcaactacatcatcctgagaccagaagaactagatggtgcccagctacaacccatgactgccctgatagggaacacaacagagaacccctgagggagcaggagagcagtgggatgcagaccccaaattctcataagaccagacttcatggtctgactgaggctggaagaaccccggtggtcatggtccccagaccttctgttggcccaggacaggaaccattcccaaagccaactcttcagacatggacgggaccagacaatgggttggagagggatgctggtgaggtcatgagcttcctggatcaggtggacacttgagactatgttggcacttcctgcctggaggggagatgagagggtggacggggttagaagctggtgaaacggacacgaaaagtgagagtgaagggagagagcaggctgtctcattagggggagagtgattgggagtgtgtagcaaggtgtatatgggtttttgcgtgagagactgacttcgtttgtaaacttccacttaaagcacaataacaattatttaaaaaaaaaaaaaaaaagcccaagatCACAGGGCTAGTAAGAAGTACAGCTGGGATCGCCACCCGAGGTTGCCTTCAAAGTCTGTTCTCTCAGCCCCAGGTCACTCTGTAGCCCTATAGCCCGTGCATCCACTCTGTCACTGCCCTGATCACACTGGACACAGGTACTGCACTCCGGGTGAGAAGCTCTTTGGGACAGGCACTCTACTGCCTTCTCTACGCACATGGCACCAAAGACAGTGCCTGGTCTTGAATGAAAAAATGCACATCTGCTTATCACTCATTTTGGAAGCCCTCTCTAGAGGGCTCATCACATGCCAGAAGGACCTCTAGAGATTTTAATGCATAAACACACATCGCCTAAAAACCCATCTTGCTAGACCCTGTCTCCTAAGGCACAAGGACATCAACTGGCCTCCCCAAGGCCACGCGGTGAGTCAGAGAAAGATCCGAAAGCAGAGCAAAAGAATCTGCCAGAGATTTGCCTAGAATGCCTCCCTGCTTCTAATTCAGGCCACACTGGCTCCACTCGGGATGGTTCATTTGGAGGGGCTTCTCCAGCATTTTTTGTAGCCAGGCCACAAAGGTCTGTAAATGAAAAAGGCCAGGCTAAAAACCAGGTCACAGGcatttaacccattgctgtcgagttgacaccaactgatagcgactctataggacagagaactgccccatagattttcgaaggctgtaacctttacggaaacagactgtcacatctttctcctgcacagcagccggtaggttcgaaccgcctaccttttagttagcagacaagtacttaaccactgcaccaccaggactcctccaccGGCATTTAAAAATCCCTAAAACAAACTTGTACCATAGAAAAGAAATGCCTGCCCATCCCTGCAAGCTCAGGCACACTGTGGCATCATGATAGCTTTTTGCCAGACAATGCTCTAGTCCTATCTTTCCTGCTCTGGGCCAAGCTGAAGAAGATTCTGAGACATTCGGGCAGTCAGATACAGAACTTATGCTTGTCCTGGCACTAACCACACTGAGCGTTAAACCATTCACTAGTTTGTTTCCCAGGGATAACGGtgatttagtggtagaattttcgcctTCCCTGTTggagaccagggttcgattcctggccaatctACCttgagtgcagccaccacctatctgtaaACGGAAGCTTGATGTTGCTaaggtgctgaacaggtttcagcagagcttccagactaaaacagaccaggaagaaaggcctggtgatctacaaccaaaaattatccaatgaaagcCCCACggattacaatggtctgatctgcaactggtcatggggaCAGCATGTTTTATTGCCACGAGTAGGGGGCCAAtctgacaacagctaacaacaacggtcTGTCTCCTACCAGACTGCACTCTCCTGAGAGCAGGATATGTCCAGCCAGTCAAGCACGGTACCGGCAcaggaggtgctcagtaaatatctgaACAAGCGAGACCCCAGTCTTCCACTGCCCCCTCAGGACTCACTGTGCGTGGAAATCCACAACCACTGGTGTGTTACTGTTGACAACTCGGTCTTGAAAGTCGGGCCCATCCTGGATGTTAAAggttgtggtacaggctctggtGGTGTGTACTGTCCGGGCTGGGCTGAGTGTTGCTGCCAGGCCACCAGGATGGTACTGTGGGATCTGTAGGGCCCCAGATGTGAGCGGTGCCCATCGACCTTGAGGGGGATTCCTGGAGATGGCCAAGGCCAGGAACCTCCTCAGGAGAAGTCGCTGAGCCATCTGtgaggggaagaggaaggaagagcaGGGGCAGAAGTCAACatgcagaaaaagaaagggaTTTGTTTGGGAGTACTGGGGGCACAAAGACATGCAGGGAAACACAACAAAAATAACCCATACGATTTCTGGAACAGAGGTGAGAAAGGGTGAGAATCAAAGGGAAGAAGTGGCAAGCCAGAAAGACAGGAAAAATTGGGTTGACAACGACAATGAAATCAGGATATAAATGGAAGAGTCGGGGGAGGAACCAATATTTACCAAGCATCTGCTCAGGATCAAGTGCCTTACTTAAATGATTAGTTCTCCCTGAGCAAAAGAACTGGCAGAGGTTTGCCTAGAAGGCCTCCCAGCTTTTAACTCAGGCTCCCCTGGCTCCTCTCCATATGCCCAGGATAACTTCAGAAACTGCTCTATtgcccattttaaagataaagaatCTGAGGCTCAGGTAGGTTAAGTGACATAACGAAGGTAACCCAACTATTAAAAGAGTTAACACGGGCACACGAGGATGTCTGCAAGGTCAAGGTCCTTGTTCTAACGATGATTTTTTATTATGAAGTGTTTGTCCAATTGCTAGGAAAGGGGAACCGCAACGATTCAAGGCGGAACTAAAGAGCACAGAAATAGGAGTGTGGGGGAACTAAAAGGAAAGGACATGTGCGTGGAGAGGACTGGGGAATACGACGCCACCAGGGACCCCGGCTGGCCCTAGGTCCCCCCACCCGGGGCCTCCGCTCGCTCGGCCGCCGGCCCGCG
The DNA window shown above is from Elephas maximus indicus isolate mEleMax1 chromosome 4, mEleMax1 primary haplotype, whole genome shotgun sequence and carries:
- the TXN2 gene encoding thioredoxin, mitochondrial — its product is MAQRLLLRRFLALAISRNPPQGRWAPLTSGALQIPQYHPGGLAATLSPARTVHTTRACTTTFNIQDGPDFQDRVVNSNTPVVVDFHAQWCGPCKILGPRLEKMVAKQHGKVVMAKVDIDDHTDLAIEYEVSAVPTVLAIKNGDVVDKFVGIKDEDQLEAFLKKLIG